The Bacteroidales bacterium DNA segment ATTTGCTAAGCAAGAATAAAACGATACCAAAGGAAAGGGTCATCCAAAAAATCAATCCTATTCCGGGGTTAACTAATTCCATATTCTAAATTTTTCTTTTTTTACTTAATCAATGAATATCAAACACCTTGACCAACCGTCAAGGCGCTTGATATTTGTGTATTATTGGCTTATAAGAAAACAATAAGCAAACATACAACAATAGCAAAGAAAGCAACACCTTCGATAAGGGCAGCAGAAACAATCATATTCGAACGAATATCGCCTGCAGCTTCAGGTTGACGTGCAATACCTTCAACAGCACCACGACCAATCTGACCAATTCCCATACCTGCACCAATAGCAGCAATACCGGCACCGATACCGGCACCCATTTTTGCGTAAGGAGCTAAATCTGTTGCAACTTGTAATAAAACGGTTAATAAAGACATAATTTATAATTTATTGATTAGTAATAATTTTTTCTATTTATAAAATCTAATGATGTTCTTCTACGGCAGAGCCAAAATACAATGCCGACAATAATGTAAATACGTAAGCCTGAATTAATGCTACTAAAAACTCAAGGAAAGTTAGGAAAATGGCAAAAGCAATAGATACAACACTAACTCCGTAACCTATAGCCGGACTCATATTTCCAAAAATAAAGATCAAACTAATAAAACCCAACACAATAATATGACCGGCTGTAATGTTTGCAAACAAACGCACCATCAATACAAAAGGCTTTGTTATTAATCCCATCAATTCAACAATAGGCATCAAAGGCATTGGGATTTTTAACCACCAAGGAACACCGGGCGTGTTGATAATGTGTACCCAATAATTTTTATTTCCGCTTACATTGGTAATAATAAATGTAAACAGAGCTAAAACCATTGTTACCGCAATATTTCCTGTCAGGTTTGCTCCTCCGGGGAAAAACGGTATTAAACCTAAAAGGTTATTGAAAAAGATAAAGAAAAATATCGTTAGCAAATAAGGTAAATATTTCTCATATTTCTTTTCTCCTATAGATTCTTTGGCAATATCGTCACGAACAAAAATAATAAAAGGCTCAAGCATATTTTGCATTCCTTTTGGTGCTTTTCCTTTACGTGTTTTATACGATTTGGCAACACTAACAAATACCCATAGTATAAGAATCAGACTCATCCAAAGTGAAAGTACGTTTTTAGTAATTGAAAAATCGTAGGGCATACCTGCTTCTGTGTTTTCTACAATCTTATGATGATGGATATACTCATTCACATCGATATATGCCAATTTCCCTTTATGTGCTCCTTCATGCATTATGGCTAAGCCATAAGATACAGAATGATTATTATCTGTTTCTTCTGCATGAATCAATTTGTTATTTTCATCAAATAAAGCAGGAGCATGTCCATGATGAAAAGTACTCGACATAAATGTGAGTAAGTTTCCTTCGTGAAAAATAATTACCGGAAGAGGAATGCTTAAATGAAAATCGCCATAATCGAGAATATGCCATTCGTAAGAATCGACAATATGCTCTATTATCATTTCACCGGCATTAAAAGATTCTTCAGCTGAGGATTCTTCCTCTGCATGCTGTGCAAAAGTTGATCCGTTAAAAAGAAAAATAAGGGAAACTAAAAAGTATTGAATATGTTTGATTATCATAGTTTTATTCACGCTTTACCTAGTATAAAAACATTTCTTTCAAGTAATTTTGCAATTTTACGAAAAATATGTCAATTGAGCGGCTTAAATGTTAAAGTTTAGGTATTTATTTACCAAATAATTTATTGAGTAATACTTAATAAAATAATTAAATATCTCCTTATGATTGGACTTCCATCTTTGAACTTATACAAATCTATTTTTATTGGCAAAACAGTTATATCAAAGGGTTTGTTATTTGAGACAAATAAATCGGTACTTATTTGCACGTGAATTTTTTATATTTTAGCCATCTAAGAAAATTATTATGCGTAGAACATTATTATTTATACTCTTCCTTATAGGATTTAACGGATTATCAAAAGCACAAGATGCTATTCAGATTATGCAATATAATACCTTGTATTACGGTAACACAACAAGTTTTTGCACCTCTACAAATAATGCCGTAGATATGAAAAACGAACAGTTTAAGATTATTTTCGGACATGTTCAACCTGATATTTTAACGGTAAACGAAATGTCCGGTAATCCCATTATGCAAGATTCTCTTTTGAATAATGCTCTAAATGTAGATGGAGAAACCAAATACAAAAGAGGAGAGTTAACCAATACCGCGACCAACGATTTAGTAAATATGCTTTATTATAATTCTGAGAAATTAAGCCTTTTAAAGCAGGATGTAATCCCCACAACTATTCGTCCCACTGATGTTTTTACTCTTTTCTATAATGCTGCGGATTTGGCCTGGACCAAGGACACTCTTTTTCTAACTTGTATAGTAACACATTTAAAAGCAGGAAGTAGCTCTGCCGATGCATCAACTCGTTCATCTCAAACGGCATCAATTATGAGTTATATTCAAAGTCATGATTTGCATAATAATTATCTTTTTATGGGCGATCTTAATATGTATACATCTACTGAAACAGCTTATCAGAATTTAACAAAAGAATATAACGGAATCTATTATCTGAATGATCCTATAAATGCTCCCGGCGACTGGAATAATAATGATGCTTATAAAGCTATTCATACTCAATCTAGTCATAGTACTTCCAATGGATGTGCTTCTACCGGTGGTCTTGACGATCGCTTTGATTTTGTCCTTGCTTCTGACGCTATAATGAATGGAACTGACGGATTTACTGTTGATGTTGATAGCTATAGTGTGCTTGGGAATGATGCTTTACATTTTAACACTTCTATTATAGGCTCTCCTGAAAATAGTTCTGCACCTGCTGAAGTGATTACAGCTCTTTATAATGCCAGCGACCACCTTCCCGTTTTAGTGCAACTAAAAACAGAACAAGACTATTTGGGTTTAGAAAAAACAGATTCTTTTGCTCAGGTAAAATTTCAGAATCCTGTAAATCAACAAATGAATTTGTGTATTGCTTTTAAAGAAGCAACTTCTTTTGAAGTAAGAATTTACGATTTAATGGGGCGCGTTTTAATTCAAGCTTCGGAAAACGAGAAAAGCGTACAGCATCAATTATCTTTAGAAGTAAACAATTTAAAAAGCGGGATTTATTTCCTTCATTTAAAAACTGATAATGGTCAGGAGAGCGTACATAAGTTTTTCAAAAATTAGATTTTTACATATTTGTATTAACAAAAAATAGCAAGAGAATGAAAACCCTCTATGTTATGCGGCATGGTAAAGCCGAAGATGGTTTTGATAAATCCGATTATAAACGTAAGCTGAACTCTAAAGGAATAAAGCGAAGTGTAAAAGTCGGTTTAAAACTAAAAGATAGAAAAGGAGAGCTTGATACAATAATCTGTAGCAGCTCCTTGCGAACGGTAGAGACAGCTGAAATTATGGCTGATCTTTTTGATTTTCCTCAAGCAGATATAAAAAAGCATAAAGAATTATACTTAGCTCCCGTTAATGTAATATTGGAAAATATTTATTCTTTAGATGATAGCGTATCAAATGTTTTACTCGTGGGTCATAATCCGGGTCTTAGCGAGTTAATTGGCAGCTTAAGCAGACAATTAACGGATTATTTACCAACATCTGCTCTTATTGCTTTAAAAATTGATATCGATAAATGGGAAGAGATAAGTAATGCTAATGCTAAAATTGTTTTTTCTTTATTCCCTAAAACATAGAGTATAGAAGTGTTTACCGGTTTTTATTAAAAAAGATTATTCAATCCAATTTATTTTTTTACTCTCTCTTTTTATAGATTTTCTATACTTATATTTAGGATAGCCAAACACTATCGAGATAATGGCTTCATGATTTTTTGGGATATTAAAGCTCTGTTTTATTTTATCGTTTTTATTAATAGCGGCAGGGAGAATTCCATTCATTGTTCCTCCTAATTTTAGCGAATGTATTGCAAACAATAGATAGGTTGCGTAAATTAAAGAATTGTTAGTGTGTTCTTCAGCTCCTTTATCGGCATGAAGAATTATTAATGCCGGAGCTCCTCTAGTAATTCTATCCCCGTATTTTAGTTTGTAATTTTTTAGTTTGGAAATAGGATAAAGATGGTTTTTTAAAGTATTAAAAGTTTCAAT contains these protein-coding regions:
- the atpE gene encoding ATP synthase F0 subunit C produces the protein MSLLTVLLQVATDLAPYAKMGAGIGAGIAAIGAGMGIGQIGRGAVEGIARQPEAAGDIRSNMIVSAALIEGVAFFAIVVCLLIVFL
- the atpB gene encoding F0F1 ATP synthase subunit A, which translates into the protein MKHIQYFLVSLIFLFNGSTFAQHAEEESSAEESFNAGEMIIEHIVDSYEWHILDYGDFHLSIPLPVIIFHEGNLLTFMSSTFHHGHAPALFDENNKLIHAEETDNNHSVSYGLAIMHEGAHKGKLAYIDVNEYIHHHKIVENTEAGMPYDFSITKNVLSLWMSLILILWVFVSVAKSYKTRKGKAPKGMQNMLEPFIIFVRDDIAKESIGEKKYEKYLPYLLTIFFFIFFNNLLGLIPFFPGGANLTGNIAVTMVLALFTFIITNVSGNKNYWVHIINTPGVPWWLKIPMPLMPIVELMGLITKPFVLMVRLFANITAGHIIVLGFISLIFIFGNMSPAIGYGVSVVSIAFAIFLTFLEFLVALIQAYVFTLLSALYFGSAVEEHH
- a CDS encoding T9SS type A sorting domain-containing protein; translation: MRRTLLFILFLIGFNGLSKAQDAIQIMQYNTLYYGNTTSFCTSTNNAVDMKNEQFKIIFGHVQPDILTVNEMSGNPIMQDSLLNNALNVDGETKYKRGELTNTATNDLVNMLYYNSEKLSLLKQDVIPTTIRPTDVFTLFYNAADLAWTKDTLFLTCIVTHLKAGSSSADASTRSSQTASIMSYIQSHDLHNNYLFMGDLNMYTSTETAYQNLTKEYNGIYYLNDPINAPGDWNNNDAYKAIHTQSSHSTSNGCASTGGLDDRFDFVLASDAIMNGTDGFTVDVDSYSVLGNDALHFNTSIIGSPENSSAPAEVITALYNASDHLPVLVQLKTEQDYLGLEKTDSFAQVKFQNPVNQQMNLCIAFKEATSFEVRIYDLMGRVLIQASENEKSVQHQLSLEVNNLKSGIYFLHLKTDNGQESVHKFFKN
- a CDS encoding histidine phosphatase family protein, coding for MKTLYVMRHGKAEDGFDKSDYKRKLNSKGIKRSVKVGLKLKDRKGELDTIICSSSLRTVETAEIMADLFDFPQADIKKHKELYLAPVNVILENIYSLDDSVSNVLLVGHNPGLSELIGSLSRQLTDYLPTSALIALKIDIDKWEEISNANAKIVFSLFPKT